In Nitrosophilus alvini, the following are encoded in one genomic region:
- the mtnA gene encoding S-methyl-5-thioribose-1-phosphate isomerase, with amino-acid sequence MQGRYRALWLNEEGYLEVIDQRFLPFEKRTLIIKSAQQCARAIKNMTVRGAGVIGNTAAFGVYLAARQSSGKIEEVRKEAKNIRESRPTAVNLMWAVDRMLEVAEKCTASDMAERLKKEAVAICDEDVVRCRSIGKTGADIFEKIMKEKNRNSINILTHCNAGWLAIVDDGSALAPIYELHRRGVDVHVWVDETRPRNQGANLTAWELSEAGIKHTVIADNTGGHLMQHGMVDVCITGADRVSLSGDVANKIGTYLKALAAKDNKVPFYVALPASTFDFSIEDGLKQIPIETRSEDEVKFIRGRTKSGSLEEVQIVPDGSRCANYGFDVTPARLITGLITERGVCEAKKEAIAEMFGDIL; translated from the coding sequence ATGCAGGGTAGATACAGAGCTTTATGGCTTAATGAAGAAGGATATCTTGAGGTGATAGACCAGAGGTTCCTTCCTTTTGAAAAAAGAACGCTTATCATAAAAAGTGCCCAGCAGTGCGCCAGGGCTATAAAAAATATGACGGTAAGAGGTGCCGGCGTTATAGGAAATACGGCAGCTTTCGGCGTATACCTGGCAGCACGCCAAAGCAGCGGCAAAATAGAAGAGGTAAGAAAAGAGGCAAAAAATATAAGAGAGTCCAGGCCAACGGCCGTAAATCTTATGTGGGCAGTTGACAGGATGCTCGAAGTGGCTGAAAAATGTACTGCTTCGGATATGGCCGAAAGGTTGAAAAAAGAGGCAGTGGCCATATGTGACGAAGATGTTGTCAGATGCCGCAGCATAGGAAAAACGGGGGCGGATATTTTTGAGAAGATTATGAAAGAAAAAAACAGAAATTCCATTAATATTCTGACCCACTGCAATGCCGGTTGGCTGGCAATTGTCGACGACGGCTCCGCACTGGCCCCTATATATGAGCTTCACAGAAGAGGAGTGGATGTTCATGTATGGGTCGATGAAACAAGGCCCAGAAACCAGGGTGCGAATCTGACTGCATGGGAGCTTTCCGAAGCCGGTATAAAACATACGGTAATAGCCGACAATACAGGTGGGCATCTTATGCAGCACGGGATGGTTGACGTCTGTATAACCGGTGCCGACAGGGTGAGTCTGAGCGGTGATGTGGCAAACAAGATAGGAACCTATCTCAAAGCTCTTGCCGCAAAGGACAACAAAGTTCCGTTTTATGTGGCTCTTCCCGCATCCACATTCGACTTTTCCATAGAGGACGGACTGAAGCAGATACCCATAGAGACAAGAAGCGAGGATGAGGTGAAGTTTATAAGAGGACGCACCAAAAGCGGTTCTTTGGAAGAGGTTCAGATTGTCCCGGATGGTTCACGGTGTGCAAACTACGGTTTTGATGTAACTCCCGCAAGACTTATAACGGGACTTATTACCGAAAGAGGAGTTTGCGAGGCAAAAAAAGAGGCGATAGCAGAGATGTTTGGAGATATTTTATGA